One Mycolicibacterium sarraceniae genomic window carries:
- a CDS encoding ABC-F family ATP-binding cassette domain-containing protein, with translation MITATDLEVRAGARTLLLAEGPALRIQPGDRIGLVGRNGAGKTTTMRILAGEGEPYAGTVVRTGELGYLPQDPREGDLDVLARDRVLSARGLDSLLSDLEKQQALMAEVVDDAARDKAVRRYGQLEERFAALGGYAAESEAGRICASLGLPERVLTQPLRTLSGGQRRRVELSRILFAAGGGSGTGSSNTTLLLDEPTNHLDADSIGWLRDFLKSHTGGLVIISHNVELLEEVVNRVWFLDAVRGEADVYNMGWQKYLDARSTDEQRRRRERANAEKKASALRTQAAKMGAKATKAVAAQNMLRRAERMIAELDDERVADKVAKIRFPTPAVCGRTPLVAKGLTKTYGSLEIFTGVDLAIDKGSRVVVLGLNGAGKTTLLRILAGAEKADAGAIEPGHGLKLGYFAQEHDTIDGNASVWENIRHAAPDTGEQDLRSLLGAFMFTGPQLDQPAGTLSGGEKTRLALAGLVASTANVLLLDEPTNNLDPASREQVLDALRSYQGAVVLVTHDPGAAEALDPQRVVLLPDGTEDYWSDEYRDLIELA, from the coding sequence GTGATTACCGCAACGGACCTCGAGGTCCGCGCCGGCGCGCGCACGCTCCTGCTCGCCGAGGGCCCCGCGCTGCGGATACAACCCGGTGACCGCATCGGTCTGGTCGGGCGCAACGGCGCCGGTAAGACGACGACCATGCGAATCCTGGCGGGGGAGGGCGAGCCCTACGCGGGCACCGTCGTCCGCACCGGCGAACTCGGCTACCTGCCGCAGGATCCCCGCGAAGGCGATCTCGACGTGCTGGCCCGGGACCGGGTGCTCTCCGCGCGCGGCCTGGACAGCCTGCTATCCGACCTGGAGAAGCAGCAGGCGTTGATGGCCGAGGTGGTCGACGACGCCGCGCGCGATAAAGCGGTGCGTCGCTACGGCCAGCTCGAGGAGCGCTTCGCGGCCCTCGGCGGATACGCCGCGGAGAGCGAAGCGGGCCGTATCTGCGCGAGCCTCGGCCTCCCCGAACGCGTCCTCACCCAGCCGCTGCGGACACTGTCGGGCGGCCAGCGCAGGCGTGTGGAGCTGTCCAGGATTCTGTTCGCGGCGGGCGGAGGCTCCGGCACCGGGTCCTCCAACACCACTCTCTTACTCGACGAGCCGACCAACCACCTCGACGCCGACTCGATCGGCTGGCTGCGCGACTTCCTCAAATCCCACACCGGCGGTTTGGTGATCATCAGCCACAACGTCGAACTGCTCGAAGAGGTGGTCAATCGGGTGTGGTTCCTCGACGCCGTGCGCGGCGAGGCCGATGTCTACAACATGGGCTGGCAGAAGTACCTCGACGCCCGTTCCACCGACGAGCAGCGCCGCCGCCGGGAACGCGCCAACGCCGAGAAGAAGGCCAGTGCGCTGCGCACCCAGGCCGCCAAGATGGGCGCCAAAGCCACTAAAGCCGTTGCCGCACAGAACATGTTGCGCCGTGCGGAGCGGATGATCGCCGAGCTCGATGACGAGCGTGTCGCCGATAAGGTGGCTAAGATTCGGTTCCCGACCCCGGCCGTCTGCGGTCGTACCCCGTTGGTGGCCAAGGGCCTGACCAAGACCTACGGCTCGCTGGAGATCTTCACCGGCGTCGATCTGGCCATCGACAAGGGATCCCGGGTGGTCGTGCTGGGCCTCAACGGCGCCGGCAAGACCACGCTGCTGCGGATCCTGGCCGGGGCGGAAAAAGCTGACGCCGGCGCCATCGAACCGGGGCACGGGCTCAAGCTCGGATACTTTGCGCAGGAACACGACACGATCGACGGCAACGCCTCGGTGTGGGAGAACATCCGCCATGCCGCGCCCGACACCGGCGAACAAGATCTGCGCAGCCTGCTCGGTGCGTTCATGTTCACCGGTCCGCAGCTCGATCAGCCGGCGGGCACCCTGTCCGGTGGTGAGAAGACCCGGCTTGCGCTCGCGGGTTTGGTGGCCTCGACGGCCAATGTGCTGCTGCTCGACGAGCCGACCAACAACCTCGATCCCGCTTCGCGCGAACAGGTTCTCGATGCACTGCGCAGCTATCAGGGCGCGGTGGTGCTGGTGACCCACGACCCCGGCGCCGCCGAAGCGCTCGACCCCCAACGGGTCGTCCTGCTTCCGGACGGCACCGAGGATTACTGGTCCGATGAGTATCGGGATCTCATCGAACTGGCCTGA
- a CDS encoding enoyl-CoA hydratase yields MIRDSGFVLVDTPLPNVALVTLNRPERMNSMAFDVMLPLLEVLTELRHDNTVRAVVLTGAGRGFSSGADHKSAGSIPHVAGLTRPSFGLRSMAVLDDVILAMRKLHQPIIAAVNGAAIGGGLCLALAADIRVAASGAYFRAAGINNGLTASELGLSYLLPRAIGSSRAFEIMLTGRDVDAQEAERIGLVSRQVPEDELLPACFEIATRIAAFSRPGTELTKRTLWSGLDAGSLEGHMQAEGLGQLYVRLLTANFEEAVAARAENRAPVFTDEKT; encoded by the coding sequence GTGATTCGTGACTCTGGTTTCGTCCTCGTCGACACCCCGCTGCCCAACGTTGCGCTGGTGACTCTGAACCGGCCCGAGCGGATGAACTCCATGGCGTTCGACGTCATGCTGCCGCTCTTGGAAGTTCTCACCGAGCTCCGTCACGACAACACCGTGCGCGCGGTTGTGCTGACCGGTGCCGGGCGTGGCTTCTCCTCGGGCGCCGACCACAAGTCCGCCGGTTCGATACCGCACGTCGCGGGGCTGACCCGGCCGTCGTTTGGGCTGCGGTCGATGGCTGTGCTCGACGATGTGATCCTCGCCATGCGGAAATTGCACCAGCCAATCATCGCGGCGGTCAACGGCGCCGCTATCGGTGGCGGGCTCTGCCTGGCGTTGGCCGCCGACATCCGGGTGGCGGCCAGCGGCGCCTACTTCCGCGCCGCCGGGATCAACAACGGACTGACCGCCAGTGAGCTGGGCTTGAGCTACCTATTGCCGAGGGCGATCGGATCGTCGCGGGCGTTCGAGATCATGCTGACCGGCCGGGACGTCGACGCCCAGGAGGCCGAGCGGATCGGCTTGGTATCCCGGCAGGTGCCCGAAGACGAGTTGTTGCCGGCCTGCTTCGAGATCGCCACCCGGATCGCGGCGTTCTCCCGCCCCGGCACCGAGTTGACCAAGCGGACGCTATGGAGTGGACTAGACGCCGGTAGCCTGGAGGGACATATGCAGGCTGAAGGCCTCGGGCAACTCTATGTGCGCCTGCTCACCGCCAACTTCGAAGAGGCGGTTGCTGCGCGCGCCGAGAACCGCGCCCCTGTGTTCACCGACGAGAAGACGTAA
- the trxA gene encoding thioredoxin, which produces MATQDLTAQNFNDTITGNDIVLVDFWASWCGPCRAFAPTFAASSEKHPDVVYAKVDTEAEQELAAAAEIRSIPTLMAFKKGKLIFNQAGALPPPALEDLIAQVKEFDVDAAGASQSHDT; this is translated from the coding sequence GTGGCTACCCAAGACCTCACCGCGCAGAACTTCAACGACACCATCACCGGAAACGACATCGTGCTGGTCGACTTCTGGGCGTCGTGGTGCGGACCGTGCCGGGCCTTCGCCCCGACCTTCGCGGCGTCCTCGGAGAAGCACCCTGATGTGGTCTACGCCAAGGTCGACACCGAGGCCGAACAGGAGCTGGCGGCCGCCGCCGAGATCCGCTCGATCCCCACGCTGATGGCGTTCAAGAAGGGCAAGCTGATCTTCAACCAGGCCGGTGCGCTCCCGCCCCCGGCGCTCGAGGACCTCATCGCGCAGGTCAAGGAGTTCGATGTCGACGCGGCCGGCGCGTCTCAGTCTCACGACACATAA
- a CDS encoding metal-sulfur cluster assembly factor gives MSDSETASAEPSEEFLADIEEAMRDVVDPELGINVVDLGLVYGLNVEGAEGSKVALVDMTLTSAACPLTDVIEDQTRTALVGAGLVNEIKINWVWNPPWGPDKITEDGREQLRALGFTV, from the coding sequence ATGAGCGATAGCGAAACTGCCTCAGCGGAACCGTCGGAGGAATTCCTCGCCGATATCGAGGAAGCCATGCGCGACGTGGTGGACCCTGAACTCGGCATCAATGTCGTCGACCTCGGGCTGGTCTACGGCCTGAACGTCGAAGGTGCCGAGGGCTCGAAGGTCGCCCTCGTCGACATGACGCTGACGTCGGCCGCCTGCCCGCTGACCGATGTGATCGAGGACCAGACGCGCACCGCGCTCGTCGGCGCTGGGCTGGTCAACGAGATCAAGATCAACTGGGTGTGGAACCCGCCGTGGGGCCCCGACAAGATCACCGAGGACGGCCGCGAACAACTGCGGGCGCTGGGCTTCACGGTCTAG
- the sufU gene encoding Fe-S cluster assembly sulfur transfer protein SufU, which translates to MKIEQMYQEVILDHYKHPHHRGLREPFGAEVHHVNPTCGDEVTLRVALSEDGEQVTDISYDAQGCSISQAATSVLTDQVIGLTVGDALKTVAAFSDMVSSRGAVEGDEDVLGDGVAFAGVAKYPARVKCALLGWLAFKDAVAQAFHRKDLEEKR; encoded by the coding sequence GTGAAAATCGAGCAGATGTATCAGGAAGTGATCCTGGACCACTACAAGCACCCGCACCACCGCGGGCTGCGTGAGCCGTTCGGCGCTGAAGTGCACCACGTCAACCCGACATGCGGGGACGAGGTGACGTTGCGGGTGGCGTTGTCCGAGGACGGCGAGCAGGTCACCGATATCTCCTACGACGCCCAGGGTTGCTCGATCAGCCAAGCGGCCACCTCGGTGCTCACCGATCAGGTGATCGGCCTGACGGTCGGCGATGCCCTGAAGACGGTGGCGGCGTTCAGTGACATGGTGTCGTCGCGGGGCGCCGTCGAGGGCGACGAGGACGTGCTGGGCGACGGCGTGGCGTTCGCCGGAGTGGCGAAGTACCCGGCGCGGGTGAAGTGCGCGCTGCTGGGGTGGCTGGCTTTCAAAGATGCGGTGGCGCAGGCCTTCCATCGAAAGGACTTGGAGGAGAAGCGATGA
- a CDS encoding cysteine desulfurase produces MTASVDLDVTAVRADFPILNRVMRGGHQLAYLDSGATSQKPLQVLDAERDFLTTSNGAVHRGAHQLMEESTDAYEQGRADIAAFVGADADELVFTKNATESLNLVSYVLGDKRFQSAVGPGDVIVTTELEHHANLVPWQELAQRTGATLRWYGVTDDGRIDLDSLQLDERVKVVAFSHHSNVTGAVAPVGELVSRAKAVGAVTVLDACQSVPHQPVDFHGLDVDYAAFSGHKMLGPTGIGVLYGRRQLLSAMPPFITGGSMIETVTMEAATYAPAPQRFEAGTPMTSQVVGLASAARYLSALGMDVVEAHENELVAAALEGLARIPHVRVIGPKSLEHRGSPVSFVVDGVHAHDVGQVLDDEGVAVRVGHHCAWPLHRRFGIAATARASFAVYNTADEVDRLVGGVKRAVEFFS; encoded by the coding sequence ATGACCGCCTCGGTGGACTTGGATGTCACGGCCGTTCGCGCCGACTTCCCGATCCTGAATCGGGTGATGCGAGGCGGACATCAGTTGGCGTATCTGGATTCCGGGGCGACGTCGCAGAAGCCGCTGCAGGTTCTCGACGCCGAGCGTGACTTTCTGACCACCTCCAACGGCGCGGTGCACCGCGGTGCGCACCAGCTGATGGAGGAGTCGACCGACGCCTACGAACAGGGGCGGGCCGATATCGCGGCGTTCGTCGGGGCGGACGCCGACGAGCTGGTGTTCACCAAGAACGCCACCGAATCGCTGAACCTGGTCTCGTATGTGCTGGGGGACAAGCGGTTCCAGAGTGCTGTCGGGCCCGGCGACGTCATCGTCACCACTGAGCTGGAGCACCACGCCAACCTGGTCCCCTGGCAGGAACTGGCCCAGCGCACCGGGGCGACCCTGCGCTGGTACGGCGTCACCGATGACGGGCGGATCGACCTCGACTCGCTGCAGCTCGACGAGCGGGTGAAAGTCGTCGCATTCAGCCATCATTCGAACGTCACCGGCGCGGTGGCGCCGGTCGGGGAGCTGGTGTCGCGGGCCAAGGCTGTTGGCGCAGTGACCGTTCTCGATGCCTGCCAGTCGGTACCGCATCAGCCGGTGGACTTCCACGGCCTGGATGTCGACTACGCCGCGTTCTCCGGCCACAAGATGCTGGGCCCCACCGGGATCGGTGTGCTCTACGGCCGCCGCCAACTGCTTAGTGCGATGCCCCCGTTCATCACCGGGGGCTCGATGATCGAGACTGTCACGATGGAGGCCGCCACCTATGCGCCCGCACCGCAGCGGTTTGAGGCCGGCACCCCGATGACGTCGCAGGTAGTCGGATTAGCTTCTGCGGCAAGGTATCTCAGCGCGCTGGGGATGGATGTGGTGGAAGCCCACGAGAACGAGCTGGTGGCCGCGGCCCTGGAAGGTTTGGCCAGGATTCCGCACGTGCGCGTCATCGGGCCGAAGTCGCTTGAGCACCGGGGCTCGCCGGTCAGCTTCGTGGTGGACGGTGTGCACGCTCACGATGTCGGGCAGGTGCTCGACGATGAGGGCGTCGCCGTGCGGGTCGGGCATCACTGCGCTTGGCCGCTGCACCGCCGGTTCGGCATCGCCGCCACCGCGCGGGCATCGTTCGCGGTGTACAACACCGCCGACGAGGTGGATCGCCTGGTCGGCGGAGTGAAGCGCGCGGTGGAGTTCTTCTCGTGA
- the sufC gene encoding Fe-S cluster assembly ATPase SufC — translation MSTLEIKDLHVSVANEDGTEKEILKGVDLTVKSGETHAVMGPNGSGKSTLSYSIAGHPKYHVTSGSITLDGEDVLAMSVDERARAGLFLAMQYPVEVPGVSMSNFLRTAATAVRGEAPKLRHWVKEVKAAMTDLEIDPQFAERSVNEGFSGGEKKRHEILQLGLLKPKIAILDETDSGLDVDALRVVSEGVNRFAEAEHAGVLLITHYTRILRYIQPQFVHVFFDGRIVTSGGPELADELEENGYERFTQAAAGA, via the coding sequence ATGAGCACTTTGGAAATCAAGGACCTTCACGTCAGCGTCGCCAATGAGGACGGCACCGAGAAGGAGATCCTCAAGGGCGTCGACCTGACCGTGAAGTCGGGGGAGACCCACGCGGTCATGGGCCCCAACGGATCGGGCAAGTCCACGCTGTCGTATTCGATCGCCGGCCATCCCAAGTATCACGTCACCTCGGGGTCGATCACCCTCGACGGTGAGGACGTGCTGGCGATGAGCGTCGACGAACGCGCCCGCGCCGGCCTGTTCCTGGCCATGCAGTACCCGGTCGAGGTGCCCGGAGTGTCGATGTCGAACTTCCTGCGCACCGCGGCGACCGCGGTACGCGGTGAGGCGCCCAAGCTCCGGCACTGGGTCAAAGAGGTCAAGGCCGCGATGACCGATCTGGAGATCGACCCACAGTTCGCCGAACGCAGTGTCAACGAAGGCTTTTCGGGCGGCGAGAAGAAGCGCCACGAGATCCTTCAGCTGGGCCTGTTGAAGCCGAAGATCGCGATCCTCGATGAGACCGACTCCGGCCTGGACGTCGACGCGCTGCGCGTGGTGTCCGAGGGCGTCAACCGCTTCGCCGAAGCCGAGCATGCCGGCGTGCTGCTGATCACGCACTACACCCGCATCCTGCGCTACATCCAGCCCCAGTTCGTGCACGTGTTCTTCGACGGGCGCATCGTCACCTCCGGCGGTCCCGAACTCGCCGATGAGCTCGAAGAGAACGGCTACGAGCGCTTCACCCAGGCCGCGGCCGGAGCCTGA
- the sufD gene encoding Fe-S cluster assembly protein SufD translates to MVQNLTEAAEGIIKNKGEQFSSFDVDAFEVPGGRDELWRFTPLKRLRGLHDGSAPATGAATINVTEQPGVTVETAGRGDERLGQGGVPADRVAAQAFSSFTQATIVTVGRDTEVAEPIEIVVTGPGEGAVAYGHLQIRVEELSRAIVVVDLRGSGTYADNVEIIVGDSAGVGVIWIADWADDMVHVSSHHAKLGKDAVLGHVAVTLGGDVVRTSAIVRFAAPGGDAQLLGTYFADDGQHFESRLLVDHAQPNCKSDVLYKGALQGDPDSKKPDAHTVWIGDVLIRAEATGTDTFEVNRNLVLTDGARADSVPNLEIETGEIVGAGHASATGRFDDEQLFYLQARGIPEEQARRLVVRAFFGEIINKIAVPAVRERLTEAIERELAITAEFTSQDGKATRP, encoded by the coding sequence GTGGTTCAGAATTTGACTGAGGCTGCCGAAGGGATCATCAAAAACAAGGGCGAGCAATTCAGCTCGTTCGATGTCGATGCCTTCGAGGTGCCCGGCGGTCGCGACGAGCTGTGGCGGTTCACCCCGCTGAAGCGGTTGCGTGGCCTGCACGACGGCTCGGCGCCGGCTACCGGTGCCGCCACGATCAATGTCACCGAGCAACCCGGGGTGACGGTGGAGACAGCCGGCCGCGGCGACGAACGACTCGGCCAGGGCGGGGTGCCCGCTGATCGGGTTGCCGCCCAGGCATTCTCGTCGTTCACACAAGCCACGATCGTGACCGTGGGTCGCGACACCGAGGTAGCCGAACCGATCGAGATCGTCGTCACCGGTCCTGGTGAGGGTGCGGTCGCCTATGGGCACCTGCAGATCCGGGTCGAGGAATTGTCGCGGGCCATTGTCGTCGTCGACCTTCGTGGCAGCGGAACCTACGCGGACAACGTGGAGATCATCGTCGGTGATTCGGCCGGTGTCGGCGTCATCTGGATCGCCGACTGGGCCGACGACATGGTGCACGTGAGTTCGCATCACGCCAAGCTCGGTAAGGACGCCGTCCTCGGTCACGTTGCGGTGACGCTCGGCGGCGACGTCGTCCGCACCTCGGCGATAGTACGGTTCGCCGCCCCCGGTGGTGACGCGCAGTTGCTCGGCACCTACTTCGCCGACGACGGCCAGCACTTCGAGTCGCGGCTGCTGGTCGATCACGCGCAGCCCAACTGCAAGTCCGATGTGCTGTACAAGGGTGCGCTGCAAGGTGATCCGGATTCCAAGAAGCCCGACGCGCACACCGTGTGGATCGGTGACGTGCTGATCCGGGCCGAGGCCACCGGCACCGACACCTTCGAGGTGAACCGCAACCTGGTGCTGACCGACGGCGCGCGCGCCGACTCCGTGCCGAACCTGGAGATCGAGACCGGTGAGATCGTCGGCGCCGGACACGCCAGTGCCACCGGGCGTTTCGACGACGAGCAGCTGTTTTACCTGCAGGCCCGCGGTATCCCGGAGGAGCAGGCCCGCCGGCTGGTGGTGCGCGCGTTCTTCGGCGAGATCATCAACAAGATCGCCGTCCCCGCCGTCCGCGAGCGCCTCACCGAAGCCATCGAACGAGAACTAGCCATTACTGCTGAGTTCACTTCACAAGACGGGAAAGCCACACGGCCATGA